atgcatatgtaaacaTACGAGCTATGTCAGTAGTTAGTATCTATGTATTATtagtacaacaacaacaatcaatgttgcaaaagcaacaagaacaacaacaaccccCAGTTCCATCTTCGAATTGACTTCCGTTTCCCAGTCAACGGCTCAGTTAGACGCAGCTGAACTTGATGCCGTCGTCGCTGGAGTAGCAGTTCTGGCAGTGCAGCTTGTGGTTCCGCACCCGGACATCGGTGCCGTTGAGGCCATCTCCCAACTGGACGTGGCAGACGCAGCACTTGAAGCAGTTGATGTGGTagaacagcagcagcgactCGATGATCATGGCAGCGCCGCGACCTGTCCGAGAATTGAAAAGTTGAACGTAAGTAAACGAAATGGTGTCTTTTAGTTGCATAGTAATTAAGAAAATCTAGGAATTTAATTATCCTTGTTTTAATTATCCGAcatgttttcgttttttacccctaaaaagaaaactagggaaccaattaaaatacatttatctttaaatctttaatttaCTCCGAAATgccttattttaatttgagacCGAATTAAGTTAAGCAACAGATATTTTACTCTTCAAGCTTGCTTTTGAAATTGTTatgcttttttaatattctgcaaaaaaatgtttttgtctgTTGCCAGAACTTTAATTGAAAGCTTAAAATTTTGTGGGTTTCCTATCAAAGGGAAAAATTGGCATTTAAACTTAATTCATGCTAGGCCaaggaaaaataattacaGATTAATGTTATAAAATGATAATTACTTAAACTGCAGTGTTCgccaaagttttaaatataaaatttcgCTCCCAAGATATCttgataataatttaaacattatccCCGTATCCATAATATaccttaaatattaaaatttcgcTTAGTTAGGCTTTAGCCATGTTAATCAAGTCTTTTTGGAATTCACACCCAAACAATATATTTGAGCGCTTTGTGCACTTGTCGACAGTTGTCGTGGGTGCAGCCCAGATCTGTCACAGACATGAAAGTGAAGTATAGAAAAACATATTGATGACAAGTTCATAGTTGATGGGGAAGGGAAAGCATTCGATGGCCTACAGAACCCAACCATGAGACTAGTGAGTCCGAGTGTGTGCTATTCTTGTGATGCTCGCTGTGACCAACAAGCCTAGAAGATGCCACCAAACATGAACGATGAGTCAGAGGGTGTGGGAGTAAGAGAATAACCGCAACACTCACAACCAACGTAGTAGCAAAGTTTACCTAGTTCGTCGCCGCAATGGGAGCACTTCTTCTTGCCACTGACGCTGAGCACCTTCTCCtgactgctgttgctgttgccgttgatgttggtgttggtgttggtgttgctgccgttgGTGATGCTGGtcttctgctgctgttgctgctgcgtctgctgctgtggctgctggTAGAGATTGGTGTTGCCGTTGACCTGGCTGTAGTTGCCGTTGCCATCGAAGCTATTTGAAAACAGAAGAAAGAATAGTTTTGTTAAggaaacttttaaaatcaaaataaaatgttttctcaAAAATTTGTTCCATGACAATTTATCAATGCAAAGGTTTTGTTAAGTAAACTGGTAGATTTCACCCAATTTCCTTTTATTAATATCATGTCAGTTTCACGAACATAcgaaacacaaacaaatcttACTCTCTAGTTATTTTGTTGTCAGTCACTGAGGTTTTGTGATTTTAGAAAGTACATTTtccaaaaaagaaatgtaGCTTAACTTTATTTTGACCATGAAATCTATTTGAAACTTAagttaagaatttatttataaattctaattgacatttttatgcaattaacataacattttcctttgcaattaaaaaacactttcTTCTTTTCTCTCCAATCCATCATCAGGAATGGATAATGCAGCGATTCTTTTCTACACTGCAAAGTTTAAAACTCATCGCAAACCTAATTTCTATACGTGATCTGGATCACTTAAGATCCCCATTGGGATTATAGGAGCTTATAGTTTGTGAAGTACATTTTACATTGAGTTCTAAAAAGCATTATTCGATGAGAGGTACCAGTCCCTGGGAACGAAGTTCGAATAAAACCCCCCATCGACCCCGATTACTTACCGCTTTCGTTCGCCGATGCCCTTGCTCTGGACCCGTTCCGTCAGCGTCTGGATGATGGAGTCGGGCAGCGGCTTGCCCATCGACTTGCTGGCCGGCATCGAGCGCCGGTTGAGCTGCTCGATGCGCCGCTGCTCCGCCTCCTGCAGCACCCAatggttgttgttgtagaGGGCCCCGCCGTAGTCCGGCATGGACTTGCGCTTCTGCTGCTGGGCGGACAGCCAGGCCGGGTCGCTGGCCTGGTGGCTCTCGTAGCTCTTCCGCTGCTGCACCTGCACCCAGCCGTCCGTGTACTTGGGCTTGGGGGTGGCGCTCAGGGCGAGCAGGGTGTTGCGGGACATGTTGCTCAGGTTTTGGGCCGACTGGTGATGATAGGCGGCCGCTGCCGACGCCTGGACGGGATAGCCCGGGCCGGAGAGCCGCGGCGGCATTGGGGCGCCGGCGATCTTCACCAGGGAGCCGCCGTACGGAATCGACGGCTGGCGCTGCCGCGTGCTGACCGCGTAGTCCGGCTCCAGGCCATGCCCGTTGGCGGCCAGCTGCATCGCCCGCAGTGGCTTTGTGGGGGGCGTCGGCGGCAGCATCAGGCGGTTGGAGAACTCGTTCAGGTCCGACATGGACTTGCGGTAGTCCGTGTCCATCTGGTGATATGCGTACAGcgccgcctgctgctgctgctgttgctgctgttgctgctgttgctgctgttgcggcaCATTGGCGTAGATCTGCTGCGGATGCGGCGGCGGCATCGGTGGCTGGTGGTGCTGTGGCGGCTGGAAGGCACTCAGCATTCCGTTGCCGATGCCCAGGCCGTGGTGCAGATCCTGCAGCGAGCGCCTGTTGTTCGACATCAGCATCTTCGCGCCGTGCTGCAGCTCCCGCCGCGCCAGATTCTCACGGAGCAGCAGGTTCTCGCGCTGGCGCTTCAGTTCCTCCTGCTGCGAAAATAAACagctattttatttctaagtAGTATTTTGGTTTTCAAATAAGTTTGAGAAAATTGCGGGGTATCTATAAGAAACACATTTTACTGGGGTATGTGTGTTTGGGCAATGAACATAGtcatttattaacaaattagtTTGATAAACTAAACAGTATATTGCAAACAGGGTTTGCAACCGGTTTCCTAACCGTTATCCTTAAGCAGTTATCAAAACAGAAACCCAAaccgatttaattttttttttggcccaaCCGGAACCTTGACCGAAATATAAAGcatttgtaaaaatgttttctttaaaaatacaaaattcgtTAAACGTCCCAACCATTTTTTTGCAATACATATCATTGAAAAGAAAAGCAGAAAtacgaaaaaatataatattcattCATACAAAAAGGCCGCGACCAAAAACAAATCCCTACATAACATTTTACACGGTCGacaaagtcaaaaatttaagttaatgtATTTAGTTTGGAAAATAGTGTCGTTGagtaaattgtattaatttttttataagttaaaagGAACAAGTCAATCAAATTCAAAGATTCTAGAATCTTTCTACATTCTGCGGGCAAAAATCTTATTCGCtctaataattaaattgcGGGTACCGGTAGTGTACctgttcaataaaaaatactatttcCAACATTATAACTATCTATTATTGCAACAAATTAATGATTAGAAATGTGTCTTACATttttaccaaaaccaaaaccgtaACCGAAATTGAGGTTTTATTACGTTCTAAACCCTAATCGCAACTATTGTACTCACCGAAAAGTGCAGCAGCTCCCGCTCCACCCGCAAGACCTCGCCCTGCTCCCGGATCTTGTCCTCGATGGATTGCATCTTGGCATTGGCCGTCGCAGTGGCTTCGCTCAGCGATTGggtggccgccgccgccgctgtcgCCGACTCTGTCCAGGACTCGGCCGAGTTGCCCTTGACCGTCTGCAGGAGCGGGGTCTGGGCAGCCAGCAGGCTCTCGTTCTGGTAGATGACTTCGCCCAGCTGGGCGCTCGACGGGGGCGGGGGCAGcggcgggggcgtggcctCCGACTGGGTGTCGTTCTCCTCGGAGGAGTTCGTATAGTGCTCACTGCTCTGGCGAGAGTGGTTCTCGGAAACACCACTGTCGCGACTTTCCCCTGGAGAATGAGTGAGTGAAATGCAGGGGTTACATTGGGATcacttacttacttacttcACTTTTTGAACacctctttttaaatttatagaaaaaagtaaactatttttaagggGGTCTACAAAATGGCTATACCAATGCGTATAACCACCAGATTGTGTCTGTTGCAAGTGTGGAACATAAAAAAAGATGTTAGTGTTATccgcaaacaatttttttgatgGAAGGCAAGTTTTTCGAAGCCATTCATGACTAAATATCAGTTCTTAAAAAGGTACAAATGAccttttaatatttcctttaACAAGTAGAAATCGCTCTTACTTGACTTGCAAACTCTAATGACTTCCACTTATTTTCACTCAGTACTCTGTACTaagtcaaagaaaaaatacttaCATATAAATTGTACTTAAACACTATCactctaatttaaataatatacttCTTTGCTCATGCAGGACTCTAATATACACTCAATAGTGTAAGAAAAGTACTTGGTTTCtaagattttatattaataagtttaaacaCCCGATACTTGCAATATCAAATGATATGCAGAAATTATATTACAGGCATAAGTAATGGctcaattaagttttatttggcttatttatttttatttatttaatactaaAGAAAGAACTGTTAGTTAATACAGTAAATCTGCTGGTAGAAATGGAATTTGCAATTACGTTATTACGTATTATATTAGtaattaattgaattacaTCTGATACATCTAATATATGCCTGACCGATGTAAATCAGGTAGCAACAGTTCAACACCCGAATGGGGAAGCATCTCAGCCAGAGCTGGGTGACAGTTCCATGGGCCACGCACACTAAACGGATTATTTATACTTAACCTCGCGGGGCAGATGGGGGCCACCTTGTAGCCTTTGCCCCAGTCGGCAGTCACCCCCCTCCCCGCCCTCTGCTGCTGTCTTTCGTTTTCACGCCCTTTTGGCTTTTGGTATCGGTTTTCCATCGACCACCGACCACCAACCTAACAACCCAACCACCTATGGACACATGCACTGCATGCACTGACTCACCTGTGTCGGAGCTGTCGCAGAGTCCCGCCTTGATGTACAGCTGCTTCTCGAGGCGCCGCTCCTCCTGCAGCAGCTGGGCCATGTCCGGCGGCGGGGCCACAGTGAGCTCCAGGTAGGTCTCCATGTCGTCGAGGTCGCCGTCGGTCTCGATGCCCAGGAAGCTGGAGCGCTTGTTGCGCAGCTCCTTCTTGATGCGCTTCGTTGAGTTCATGCGCTTGATGGGCGGCGAGGGCTGGGCGGGCTCCAGCGGTGCCTGCAGGTGGCGGCGCGTGCCGTTCGAGATGGTCTCGTAGGTGTTGTCCGACGACCACGTGTCGGTGTGGTGGCCCAGACTGCTGCCCAGTCCGTCCAGCTCGTCGTCGTGGCCCTCGTCCAACGGAATCGGCGGCGGACTTTCGGtgggcggtggcggtggcttCTCCTTGGGCGGCTCCATCACGCCCGGCGGCGCTCCGGCCGATCCCTGACTGATCTCCAGGCCCGAGTAGAAGATCTCGATGTTCTCGTACACGGGCACTGGTCGCAGATGCTTGGGCGCATCGTAGTAGGGCTCCATGGCCTTGGGCACCTGGTAGTAGGGCTCCGCATCCCCAGTTGCTGCTGGTGGCACATgggttgctgctgttgctgttgctgctgttgttgctgttgctgctgctgttgctgttgctggtgtgctgttctctgtttgattgctgctgctgctggtgctgctgctgttggtttGATTAGGGCTAGGGCTTTGATTATTCTCGTTATTGTTGCTGGTTTGCTTATTTGGAATGCTTCTCCGGTGACTCCTCCGCGTCGCCTGcgtctgtgtctgtgtggtTATCGTCATCGTTGCTATCTGTTCATTATCTACTTCATGCATAGATATGGTCGAGCTGACATTCTCGTAGATGGGCTCTCGTTCCCCCTGCTTCTGCTCATCGGTTTTATTTGGCATTTCCCCACCCCCGGTGTGTgattcctcctcctccttctgcTCTTCCTCCTGGGTTGgctccttctcctcctcctcctcctcctcctcctcctcctttgGCTGAGCAGCCAACTCCTCCTGCTGTTCAATCTCCTCCTGCTTCGGCGGATGTTGTGCCTTCTTGTCCATTGGCTTGGTGGTCGCCTCGCGATCGATTGCTTGCAGCGCCAATTCAAGAGCTTCGTTGATCTGTGGAGGCGGTATgaggtgggcgtggcatggcGAGCGAGCGGGCGGGCGAGCGAGCGAGAAAGCGTCAAAAGCGTGCAagacagagagagaaagagagagaagaATGCGCATGGATCGCATGAATTTCAGTTAGTTCAAACAAAGACTGGCTTGcaaattaaacacaaacaacTAAAGATAACAAATATGAATTAAATTATACAGCGGAAATCAATCAAACAAAAAGTGGGATACAGTCGAGTACAGAAACGTAATATCAACGGAATTCAGAAGGGGAATTGCGAGGGCGAATTTCACAGAATTTCACAGAACTACACTGAATACTACCTATACTGTTCACCCAATGCAGTTGCAAGGGCCGATAGCCAACTACGGCTATCTAGAATGATTGGGTTTGGAAAACAAGaactagcaaaaaaaaaggtagaTAAGTTAAGCTAATCCCTAACAAAACACTTTGGGATAATAAACGTTCGGTTTAGCTCATAttgagtttttaattaatattttattttagtaggcaaaacatatatacattttcaCAGCCGAATGCACAATAAAAACTGTAGATAAACAAAACTGTGTAATTATACCTCGtgttaagtatataaaataccgATTCGCAACAACTTCTTTAGACTAGAAACGTCTGCGTCGGTCGATTAACCAAAAAGGAACTGATTTGACTTGGCTAATTTGGGACTTTCTTTCACAAGAAAGGGGTTTCCCCTTAACAATATACATGCTTGAAACCTTATCACCTCTTTCCGATTCCTATAAATTCTCACGGGGTTCCAAGAAACGATTATATGTATTAGGGGAAGCACTTGAGCAAATATTGGCAAATATGTGGGCAATGAGTGTGAAGACCAGCCGCTTACCACTGGTTTACGATCGAAACAATCTAACGAACTGGAGCGCTGCAATCGATTTACTTGGTATCTGTGGGGCATACTCTAGATACCAGGGCTAATTCGCACGACTATACTATTATTGGGGTGCTGTAAAGATAGCCGGCGGCAGACATATGGATCCGACTATATATACGAAACTGCCACGACCGAACCAATACCGTCGAGGGCTTAAAGTACACTAAACGTAGGCGCTGCAGCACTGAATCGACCCAAACGATTTGTTTagataaaaagcaaaaaacggAGGCAATATATGGGGCGGCAAAACTGCGGAGGCAGCACTAC
This genomic window from Drosophila gunungcola strain Sukarami chromosome 3R, Dgunungcola_SK_2, whole genome shotgun sequence contains:
- the LOC128251735 gene encoding alpha-protein kinase 1 isoform X2: MPHRYQVNRLQRSSSLDCFDRKPVINEALELALQAIDREATTKPMDKKAQHPPKQEEIEQQEELAAQPKEEEEEEEEEEKEPTQEEEQKEEEESHTGGGEMPNKTDEQKQGEREPIYENVSSTISMHEVDNEQIATMTITTQTQTQATRRSHRRSIPNKQTSNNNENNQSPSPNQTNSSSTSSSSNQTENSTPATATAAATATTAATATAATHVPPAATGDAEPYYQVPKAMEPYYDAPKHLRPVPVYENIEIFYSGLEISQGSAGAPPGVMEPPKEKPPPPPTESPPPIPLDEGHDDELDGLGSSLGHHTDTWSSDNTYETISNGTRRHLQAPLEPAQPSPPIKRMNSTKRIKKELRNKRSSFLGIETDGDLDDMETYLELTVAPPPDMAQLLQEERRLEKQLYIKAGLCDSSDTGESRDSGVSENHSRQSSEHYTNSSEENDTQSEATPPPLPPPPSSAQLGEVIYQNESLLAAQTPLLQTVKGNSAESWTESATAAAAATQSLSEATATANAKMQSIEDKIREQGEVLRVERELLHFSQEELKRQRENLLLRENLARRELQHGAKMLMSNNRRSLQDLHHGLGIGNGMLSAFQPPQHHQPPMPPPHPQQIYANVPQQQQQQQQQQQQQQQAALYAYHQMDTDYRKSMSDLNEFSNRLMLPPTPPTKPLRAMQLAANGHGLEPDYAVSTRQRQPSIPYGGSLVKIAGAPMPPRLSGPGYPVQASAAAAYHHQSAQNLSNMSRNTLLALSATPKPKYTDGWVQVQQRKSYESHQASDPAWLSAQQQKRKSMPDYGGALYNNNHWVLQEAEQRRIEQLNRRSMPASKSMGKPLPDSIIQTLTERVQSKGIGERKRFDGNGNYSQVNGNTNLYQQPQQQTQQQQQQKTSITNGSNTNTNTNINGNSNSSQEKVLSVSGKKKCSHCGDELGRGAAMIIESLLLFYHINCFKCCVCHVQLGDGLNGTDVRVRNHKLHCQNCYSSDDGIKFSCV
- the LOC128251735 gene encoding alpha-protein kinase 1 isoform X3, encoding MLTASKSCCKYTISEINEALELALQAIDREATTKPMDKKAQHPPKQEEIEQQEELAAQPKEEEEEEEEEEKEPTQEEEQKEEEESHTGGGEMPNKTDEQKQGEREPIYENVSSTISMHEVDNEQIATMTITTQTQTQATRRSHRRSIPNKQTSNNNENNQSPSPNQTNSSSTSSSSNQTENSTPATATAAATATTAATATAATHVPPAATGDAEPYYQVPKAMEPYYDAPKHLRPVPVYENIEIFYSGLEISQGSAGAPPGVMEPPKEKPPPPPTESPPPIPLDEGHDDELDGLGSSLGHHTDTWSSDNTYETISNGTRRHLQAPLEPAQPSPPIKRMNSTKRIKKELRNKRSSFLGIETDGDLDDMETYLELTVAPPPDMAQLLQEERRLEKQLYIKAGLCDSSDTGESRDSGVSENHSRQSSEHYTNSSEENDTQSEATPPPLPPPPSSAQLGEVIYQNESLLAAQTPLLQTVKGNSAESWTESATAAAAATQSLSEATATANAKMQSIEDKIREQGEVLRVERELLHFSQEELKRQRENLLLRENLARRELQHGAKMLMSNNRRSLQDLHHGLGIGNGMLSAFQPPQHHQPPMPPPHPQQIYANVPQQQQQQQQQQQQQQQAALYAYHQMDTDYRKSMSDLNEFSNRLMLPPTPPTKPLRAMQLAANGHGLEPDYAVSTRQRQPSIPYGGSLVKIAGAPMPPRLSGPGYPVQASAAAAYHHQSAQNLSNMSRNTLLALSATPKPKYTDGWVQVQQRKSYESHQASDPAWLSAQQQKRKSMPDYGGALYNNNHWVLQEAEQRRIEQLNRRSMPASKSMGKPLPDSIIQTLTERVQSKGIGERKRFDGNGNYSQVNGNTNLYQQPQQQTQQQQQQKTSITNGSNTNTNTNINGNSNSSQEKVLSVSGKKKCSHCGDELGRGAAMIIESLLLFYHINCFKCCVCHVQLGDGLNGTDVRVRNHKLHCQNCYSSDDGIKFSCV
- the LOC128251735 gene encoding uncharacterized protein LOC128251735 isoform X1, whose product is MEATEQDVMLEGNEDLMSTSASSTNGGDTNGCGKKLTVTSPDPTSYVTKQRVTRPTPPAPSKNPMQFVQIKPCNLYQTAQEQLKKAEEVKKLKEVKKEEPEEWQNNLDNWKSSRRKRVEHIIDRAVETKKLELEEHDRIRRKSKTFTEMMEERAERGGPRGRVKLASLAVYNEDETNDLSDLGIGTSSASGKSSMSEDYDNNSVMSDHAGELDKAIGAAGSGAGGVVPRNVDEQQNHINRNGSNGNHGNGVTTAQTGLSNPSKATGREYVSSPGYDTSSSTAPASSPDPCEYTYEGAIQDYKQRVQRASSNGNGNANGKDIGEPIAYPTRRGSKIEDRLSGFEVTSPSDTQEGVEKQKVDVPKVDISKRKEIFEQAKTEVSNGAAPAAPKLVLRDRLTNGNAAPTAPKSDVRRLSGDISSIRDRMQSLEQQRKAFNSSKSVDVPVPPLKQRLNSLQQSVTKEEQKKPPLVALIDARQLEIMRGEEERMRQQQQQQQKEHQKEHQKEHQKEQQHQQKEKPVPQKQTTVPAPAPAPPALVIEAPPVPATNDDSGIQEDTTDELQQQQQQLNAAIAALALEERQLEEAANAVNQIEAEFDELTDLNPSPLPPSPAHPSVLPAIQPLAAAPVAAQAANQAAAPPLRDMEFSINEALELALQAIDREATTKPMDKKAQHPPKQEEIEQQEELAAQPKEEEEEEEEEEKEPTQEEEQKEEEESHTGGGEMPNKTDEQKQGEREPIYENVSSTISMHEVDNEQIATMTITTQTQTQATRRSHRRSIPNKQTSNNNENNQSPSPNQTNSSSTSSSSNQTENSTPATATAAATATTAATATAATHVPPAATGDAEPYYQVPKAMEPYYDAPKHLRPVPVYENIEIFYSGLEISQGSAGAPPGVMEPPKEKPPPPPTESPPPIPLDEGHDDELDGLGSSLGHHTDTWSSDNTYETISNGTRRHLQAPLEPAQPSPPIKRMNSTKRIKKELRNKRSSFLGIETDGDLDDMETYLELTVAPPPDMAQLLQEERRLEKQLYIKAGLCDSSDTGESRDSGVSENHSRQSSEHYTNSSEENDTQSEATPPPLPPPPSSAQLGEVIYQNESLLAAQTPLLQTVKGNSAESWTESATAAAAATQSLSEATATANAKMQSIEDKIREQGEVLRVERELLHFSQEELKRQRENLLLRENLARRELQHGAKMLMSNNRRSLQDLHHGLGIGNGMLSAFQPPQHHQPPMPPPHPQQIYANVPQQQQQQQQQQQQQQQAALYAYHQMDTDYRKSMSDLNEFSNRLMLPPTPPTKPLRAMQLAANGHGLEPDYAVSTRQRQPSIPYGGSLVKIAGAPMPPRLSGPGYPVQASAAAAYHHQSAQNLSNMSRNTLLALSATPKPKYTDGWVQVQQRKSYESHQASDPAWLSAQQQKRKSMPDYGGALYNNNHWVLQEAEQRRIEQLNRRSMPASKSMGKPLPDSIIQTLTERVQSKGIGERKRFDGNGNYSQVNGNTNLYQQPQQQTQQQQQQKTSITNGSNTNTNTNINGNSNSSQEKVLSVSGKKKCSHCGDELGRGAAMIIESLLLFYHINCFKCCVCHVQLGDGLNGTDVRVRNHKLHCQNCYSSDDGIKFSCV